In Candidatus Vicinibacter proximus, the following are encoded in one genomic region:
- a CDS encoding methyltransferase domain-containing protein produces the protein MEVFKFKYFDLFLGENIMKPSTDSVILGAWSSKRNYNRILDLGCGSGILGLMLAQENQSCEVVGIDLSKDAVNISNLNFTKSEFRNAFHFVQGDFVDFTSLPDPFFDLIISNPPYFIKDLNASEQSKNLQRHFTLKKISDLVFNVSKLLTDKGLFILVLPVGLESIWTTELICNGLYPLDYLKIKHSNKSETSLVCVAYSRLSNSVGFEELVILDDEGNFSTEYINLTRNFISVL, from the coding sequence ATGGAGGTTTTTAAGTTTAAATATTTTGATCTTTTTTTAGGTGAAAATATTATGAAGCCCTCCACAGACAGTGTCATCCTCGGCGCTTGGAGCAGTAAAAGAAATTATAATAGGATACTCGATTTAGGTTGTGGTTCAGGCATTTTGGGTTTAATGTTGGCCCAAGAGAATCAATCCTGTGAGGTAGTTGGAATCGATTTAAGTAAAGATGCCGTTAATATTTCAAATTTAAATTTTACTAAATCTGAATTTAGAAATGCTTTTCACTTTGTTCAAGGGGACTTTGTTGATTTCACCTCTTTACCTGATCCGTTTTTTGATTTGATTATTAGCAACCCGCCTTATTTTATTAAAGATTTGAATGCGTCTGAACAATCAAAAAATCTTCAGAGACATTTCACCTTGAAAAAAATTTCAGACTTAGTTTTTAACGTTTCCAAATTACTTACAGATAAAGGTTTATTTATATTGGTATTACCGGTTGGTTTGGAGTCAATATGGACCACAGAACTTATCTGCAATGGATTGTATCCGCTGGATTATTTAAAAATCAAACATTCTAATAAATCAGAAACATCCTTGGTTTGTGTTGCTTATTCCAGACTTTCCAATTCAGTCGGTTTTGAAGAATTAGTTATTTTAGATGATGAGGGAAATTTTTCGACCGAGTATATAAATCTCACAAGAAATTTTATTTCTGTGTTGTAA
- a CDS encoding riboflavin synthase, whose product MFTGIIEDIAEIIEIEEKNGNFDLRISSKISKEVRIDESVSHNGVCLTVVECDDDSYRVTLIEETIKKTAFKLIKKGDLINIERSLKVGDRLSGHFVQGHADDTVQCISIRVLEGSHVFRFSLDPKYAHLMVLKGSVCVHGISLTISDLKNDFFEVSIIPYTYQNTNLRSLNPGDFVNIEFDILGKYILRSMEQKNSLDPQINY is encoded by the coding sequence ATGTTTACAGGAATTATTGAGGATATCGCTGAGATTATTGAGATTGAAGAGAAAAACGGAAATTTTGACTTACGCATTTCCTCAAAAATAAGTAAAGAAGTAAGAATTGATGAAAGTGTCTCTCATAATGGCGTGTGTTTGACAGTGGTTGAATGTGATGATGATTCGTACAGGGTGACCTTGATTGAAGAAACCATTAAGAAAACGGCGTTTAAGCTTATAAAAAAAGGAGATCTTATAAATATAGAAAGATCTTTAAAAGTTGGCGACCGGCTTAGTGGACATTTTGTACAAGGGCATGCAGACGACACAGTTCAATGTATTTCTATACGTGTACTGGAAGGTAGTCACGTATTCCGATTCTCTCTTGATCCTAAGTACGCCCATTTAATGGTCCTAAAAGGTTCCGTATGTGTCCATGGTATAAGCCTTACCATATCAGATTTAAAAAATGATTTTTTTGAAGTTTCAATAATTCCGTACACATACCAAAACACAAATTTAAGATCGCTAAACCCAGGAGATTTCGTAAATATTGAATTTGATATATTAGGGAAGTATATATTAAGATCCATGGAGCAAAAAAACTCTTTGGATCCGCAAATCAACTATTAA
- a CDS encoding gliding motility-associated C-terminal domain-containing protein, whose amino-acid sequence MWLGRNISLLWIAMMYSANLLATHNRAGEITYIQLSNLTIRATLITYTKTSSVGADRDTLSINWGDGSFTNVKRSNGNGQPLPNDIKKNIYIAEHTYPGRGTYSISMLDPNRIDNILNVDPPNSINVPFYIQSTITLFNTTFQGINHSPILLKAPIDIACLYQVFEHNPSAYDEDGDSLSFELVTPLMAEKTGVPNYLLPSQILPGINNAVSLDSKTGSFIWRSPQRAGEYNIAIAITEYRKGIKISSTIRDMQILVVESCKENNPPLISGILDTCVVAGSLIDLSFFVDDPDKGSRGGSVKVEVDGAPLFLKNPALISFPSGFNTPKVTVNLKWNTACNHVRKEPYSIFIKAVDNYFDTTGLTATRVLRIKVIGPKPNNLRSINENDKIRLFWDFPYACNMDSSDFRGFSVWRKINNGFLLQDTCNPGLEQSDYMQIAYLVNDLSNSKYTFFDSSSLKGIPYCYRVQAEFAKLSPGNYPYNFTPSLASNETCDYISTDAPLLLNADVLATNSNDGKIKIKWTKPDPTKYDYLNRTPPFTIKAFHSVDFVNFLEIAGYTQSTNDLLNFSDTLFIDSLRNTNDNRHFYKIVIGSNDNYIVESDTAQSIFLNVKNDNGFMFLSWDESTPWNNYEYTIFKKNKSASKYDSIFTTSLRSFQDKEIIYGEEYCYLLRSKGSYGISWIESPLINHSNEFCITAIDSTPPCCPDFQVKGPCENRPDVPTDVNEIIWNNPNLSCISQDISGYRVYVIYPDGRTELLTEINDPGLTRYTHLITKNEPLCYQVSAFDTLGLECKPFEKICANYCPSYELPNTFTPNGDGFNDIFTPRINRYVQSIELSIVNRWGQVVYTTVDPEINWNGNNNNGNQLSDGTYYYKCKVRPYPNADKIQEWVITGFIELLKGK is encoded by the coding sequence ATGTGGCTGGGTAGAAACATATCACTTCTTTGGATTGCAATGATGTACAGTGCAAACCTGCTTGCCACACATAACCGTGCCGGAGAAATTACCTATATACAGCTTAGCAATTTAACCATAAGAGCAACCTTAATTACCTATACCAAAACATCCAGTGTAGGTGCCGACAGAGATACACTGAGCATCAACTGGGGAGATGGAAGTTTTACCAATGTTAAAAGATCCAATGGAAATGGACAGCCATTACCTAATGACATTAAAAAGAATATTTACATAGCTGAACACACTTATCCCGGGAGAGGAACATATAGCATCAGTATGTTAGACCCTAATAGAATTGACAACATATTAAACGTAGACCCTCCTAACTCCATTAATGTCCCATTTTACATTCAATCTACCATTACACTTTTTAACACCACTTTCCAAGGAATTAACCATTCCCCCATCTTACTAAAGGCTCCTATTGATATAGCCTGTCTTTATCAAGTATTTGAGCACAATCCATCTGCATATGATGAAGATGGCGACAGTCTTTCGTTTGAATTGGTTACGCCATTAATGGCTGAAAAAACAGGTGTACCCAACTATCTTTTACCAAGTCAGATTTTACCCGGAATAAACAATGCTGTCAGTTTGGATTCCAAAACCGGAAGTTTTATTTGGAGGTCTCCGCAAAGAGCCGGGGAATATAATATTGCCATTGCCATTACAGAATACCGAAAGGGAATAAAAATAAGTTCAACCATTAGAGACATGCAAATTCTTGTAGTGGAATCTTGTAAAGAAAATAACCCACCATTGATCAGCGGCATTTTGGACACCTGTGTAGTCGCAGGCAGTTTGATAGATTTAAGTTTTTTTGTGGATGATCCGGATAAAGGATCCAGAGGAGGAAGTGTTAAAGTTGAAGTTGATGGTGCGCCACTTTTTTTAAAAAATCCAGCTTTGATTAGTTTTCCCTCCGGATTCAATACCCCGAAAGTAACTGTAAATTTGAAATGGAATACGGCTTGCAATCATGTTCGAAAAGAACCTTACTCCATATTTATAAAAGCTGTTGATAATTATTTTGACACTACCGGATTAACTGCAACCAGAGTCCTTAGAATTAAAGTGATTGGCCCTAAGCCTAACAATCTAAGATCGATTAATGAAAATGATAAAATCCGTTTGTTTTGGGACTTCCCTTATGCCTGCAATATGGATTCATCTGATTTTAGGGGATTTTCAGTTTGGCGTAAAATAAACAATGGATTTCTTTTACAAGACACCTGTAATCCGGGACTAGAACAATCAGATTATATGCAAATTGCCTACCTGGTCAACGATTTGAGTAATTCAAAATACACTTTTTTTGATAGTTCGTCGCTTAAAGGCATACCATATTGTTATAGAGTTCAAGCCGAATTTGCTAAATTAAGTCCCGGGAATTATCCATATAATTTTACTCCTTCCCTAGCTTCCAATGAAACTTGTGATTATATTTCTACCGATGCCCCTTTATTGCTTAACGCAGATGTATTGGCTACCAATTCTAATGATGGAAAAATAAAAATAAAGTGGACTAAGCCAGATCCCACTAAGTATGACTACCTAAATCGCACACCACCTTTTACCATCAAAGCCTTTCATTCTGTTGATTTTGTGAATTTCTTAGAAATTGCCGGTTACACTCAATCCACAAATGATTTACTTAATTTTTCAGATACACTTTTTATAGATAGTCTAAGAAACACAAATGACAACAGACATTTTTACAAGATTGTAATTGGTTCAAATGACAATTACATAGTAGAATCAGACACTGCGCAGAGTATTTTCCTAAATGTAAAGAATGATAATGGCTTCATGTTTTTGTCCTGGGATGAATCCACTCCATGGAATAATTATGAATACACGATTTTTAAAAAGAATAAATCCGCAAGTAAATATGATTCCATTTTCACCACTTCACTTAGATCATTTCAGGATAAAGAAATCATTTATGGTGAGGAGTATTGCTACCTTCTGCGATCAAAAGGGAGTTATGGTATTTCATGGATTGAAAGCCCATTGATTAATCATTCCAATGAGTTTTGTATTACCGCAATAGATTCTACCCCACCTTGTTGTCCGGATTTTCAAGTTAAAGGACCTTGTGAAAACAGACCAGATGTACCAACTGATGTAAATGAGATCATCTGGAATAATCCAAACTTAAGTTGCATCTCGCAAGATATTTCCGGTTATAGAGTTTACGTAATTTACCCAGATGGCAGAACTGAATTACTGACTGAGATAAATGATCCAGGTCTTACCAGATACACACATTTGATCACGAAAAATGAACCATTGTGTTATCAGGTTAGCGCATTCGATACATTAGGACTAGAATGCAAACCTTTTGAAAAAATTTGCGCCAATTATTGCCCATCGTATGAATTACCTAATACATTCACCCCAAATGGGGACGGATTTAATGATATTTTTACCCCGAGGATAAACAGATACGTTCAATCTATTGAGTTAAGTATTGTAAACAGGTGGGGACAAGTTGTATACACCACCGTTGACCCGGAAATTAATTGGAATGGAAACAATAACAACGGAAATCAATTAAGTGATGGAACCTATTATTACAAGTGCAAGGTAAGACCTTACCCCAATGCGGACAAGATTCAGGAATGGGTAATTACCGGATTTATTGAGCTTTTAAAAGGCAAATAA
- the rfbD gene encoding dTDP-4-dehydrorhamnose reductase, producing the protein MFTILVTGADGQVGSELKELANNSNNLSWFFFNKSEWDISSQQKTEEILSLYLPNVLINTAAYTKVDLAEKEPELCYEINTVSVQILASACIEKNIKFIHFSSDYVFHSEKPDPIKEDMPLHPKGIYADSKAKSEALIALINPQAIILRSSWIYSYYGHNFVKTMLKLGKINNQVSVVNDQIGSPTYALDLANMLIFLIDHLRTEGIDSIQGVFHYSNEGSLSWYEFACEIFTHCNLPVKVIPISTEVFNAPASRPKFSVLDCSKIKTTLGISIPFWKDSLHHCLNRLKMEKD; encoded by the coding sequence ATGTTTACCATTTTAGTAACCGGTGCAGATGGACAAGTTGGCAGCGAGTTGAAAGAACTTGCAAACAACTCAAATAACTTGAGTTGGTTCTTTTTCAATAAATCTGAATGGGATATCAGTTCACAACAAAAGACGGAGGAAATTTTATCTCTTTATTTGCCAAATGTATTGATTAATACCGCAGCTTATACTAAAGTGGACCTGGCCGAAAAAGAGCCTGAATTATGTTATGAGATCAATACAGTGTCTGTGCAAATATTGGCAAGTGCATGTATTGAAAAGAACATAAAATTTATCCATTTTTCATCGGATTATGTTTTTCATTCGGAGAAACCCGATCCTATTAAGGAAGATATGCCACTGCATCCAAAAGGTATATATGCAGATTCTAAAGCTAAATCTGAAGCGCTCATCGCTTTGATAAATCCTCAAGCAATTATCTTAAGAAGTTCATGGATTTATTCTTATTATGGACATAATTTTGTTAAAACCATGCTGAAATTAGGCAAGATAAATAATCAGGTAAGTGTGGTCAATGATCAGATCGGCTCCCCTACTTATGCTTTGGATCTTGCCAATATGCTGATCTTTTTGATTGACCATCTCAGGACAGAAGGAATAGATTCCATACAAGGAGTTTTTCATTATTCCAATGAAGGATCCTTGAGTTGGTATGAATTTGCATGTGAAATTTTTACACATTGTAATTTGCCGGTAAAGGTTATTCCTATCAGTACAGAGGTTTTCAATGCTCCAGCGTCAAGGCCAAAATTTAGTGTTTTAGATTGTAGTAAGATCAAAACAACATTAGGCATCAGCATCCCGTTTTGGAAGGATAGTCTTCATCATTGTCTTAATCGATTAAAAATGGAGAAGGATTGA
- the rfbC gene encoding dTDP-4-dehydrorhamnose 3,5-epimerase, whose product MKLTNTPLKDLLIIEPKVHVDSRGYFMESYNKNLFDANHLDYYFVQDNESQSEYGVIRGLHFQSAPHQQSKLVRVSYGEVLDVVVDLRPGSKTFGQSFSILLSMENKKQLLIPKGFAHGYSVLSEKCIFNYKCDEFYHAGSELGINPRDNVLNIDWLVPIDKQIISGKDLNWPEIKHYNF is encoded by the coding sequence ATGAAGCTTACTAATACTCCTTTGAAAGATTTGCTCATTATTGAACCCAAAGTACATGTAGATTCCCGAGGGTATTTCATGGAGTCTTACAACAAAAATTTATTTGATGCAAATCATTTAGATTATTATTTTGTGCAAGACAATGAATCTCAATCCGAATACGGAGTAATTCGTGGTCTTCATTTTCAATCTGCACCTCACCAACAATCTAAACTTGTGAGAGTTAGTTATGGAGAGGTATTGGATGTAGTGGTAGATCTTAGACCAGGAAGCAAAACATTTGGGCAGAGTTTTTCTATTTTACTTTCCATGGAAAATAAAAAGCAACTATTAATTCCAAAAGGTTTTGCACATGGATATTCGGTGCTTAGTGAAAAGTGTATTTTTAATTATAAGTGTGATGAGTTTTATCATGCCGGCTCAGAATTAGGCATTAACCCAAGAGACAATGTTTTGAATATTGACTGGTTAGTACCTATAGATAAGCAAATTATTTCAGGGAAAGACCTTAATTGGCCAGAAATTAAACACTATAACTTTTAG
- the der gene encoding ribosome biogenesis GTPase Der gives MRFTVAIVGRPNVGKSTLFNRLVGHKKSIVDDISGVTRDRIYDVAEWNGKKFYIVDTGGFVAHSSDIFESEIRRQVELAIVESSAIIYMVDVTTGITDLDEFVAQLLRRVDKKKFLVVNKVDNHERLLLAQEFWSLGFDEMYCVSGMTGSGTGELLDAIAELIPPEELVLPDLPKFAIIGQPNVGKSSLINVLLDEERNMVTDIAGTTRDPIHSEYNKFGKQFVIIDTAGIRKKAKVHEDLEFYSVIRAFKSIEEADVCFLVIDATMGIESQDMELVSLVIKRNKGLVILVNKWDLVEKITNTAKEYEQTIKNKMAPFNDVPILFISAKEKQRVFQAIEKGLEVYKHRSQKIKTSELNEKMLEAIGKIPPPSFRNHLIKIKYITQIEKEYPLFAFFSNYPDQIKGSYKQFLENQLRSLFNFTGVPIRLLFKEK, from the coding sequence ATGAGATTTACAGTAGCAATTGTAGGGAGACCTAACGTAGGAAAATCAACATTGTTCAACAGGCTAGTTGGACACAAAAAGTCCATAGTTGATGACATCAGTGGAGTTACTCGGGACAGAATATATGATGTTGCCGAGTGGAATGGAAAAAAGTTTTACATTGTTGACACAGGTGGATTTGTTGCACATTCCAGTGATATATTTGAATCCGAGATCAGGAGGCAAGTCGAACTTGCCATTGTGGAATCCAGTGCCATTATTTATATGGTTGATGTGACTACCGGAATTACAGATTTGGATGAATTTGTTGCTCAATTACTACGACGAGTAGACAAAAAGAAATTCTTGGTAGTTAACAAAGTGGACAACCACGAACGATTACTCTTGGCTCAGGAATTCTGGAGTTTAGGATTTGATGAAATGTATTGTGTGTCCGGAATGACCGGTAGCGGTACCGGAGAGTTACTGGATGCAATTGCAGAACTAATCCCTCCGGAGGAACTTGTACTTCCTGACTTGCCAAAATTTGCCATTATAGGACAACCCAATGTAGGCAAATCATCTCTGATTAATGTTTTGCTTGATGAAGAACGCAACATGGTTACCGACATTGCTGGCACAACAAGAGACCCTATTCATTCGGAATACAATAAATTCGGAAAACAATTTGTCATCATCGATACTGCAGGGATTAGAAAGAAAGCCAAAGTACATGAGGATCTTGAATTTTATTCTGTGATCAGGGCATTTAAAAGTATTGAAGAAGCAGATGTGTGTTTCCTTGTAATTGATGCAACAATGGGTATTGAATCACAGGATATGGAACTTGTTTCCCTAGTGATCAAAAGGAATAAAGGTTTGGTCATTTTAGTAAATAAATGGGACTTGGTTGAAAAAATTACAAACACTGCCAAAGAATATGAACAAACTATAAAAAATAAAATGGCGCCATTCAATGACGTGCCTATTTTATTTATTTCGGCAAAAGAAAAACAACGCGTATTTCAAGCCATTGAAAAAGGACTTGAAGTGTACAAACACAGAAGTCAAAAGATAAAAACATCCGAGTTGAATGAAAAAATGCTTGAAGCGATAGGAAAAATCCCTCCACCTTCATTTAGAAATCATTTAATTAAAATCAAATACATCACCCAAATAGAAAAGGAATATCCACTATTTGCCTTTTTCTCAAATTATCCGGATCAAATTAAAGGTAGCTATAAACAGTTTCTTGAGAACCAGTTAAGAAGTCTTTTTAATTTCACGGGTGTGCCAATAAGATTGTTGTTCAAAGAGAAATAA
- the era gene encoding GTPase Era, which produces MESRINKSGFVNIVGLPNSGKSTLVNALSEHKLSIVSPKPQTTRARIFSICNLPQTQVIYSDLPGWIEQENYPMQKMMNDKIRESQADADVLLMVVDGSRPKESSFTLTEECRKLTIPKILVINKKDKIPVSKIDQVKNDLEFYNDLDYSFLVSALTGESISDLRQQILELIPVHEPYFSDDVASDKPIKFFLSELIREQIYYLFEDEIPFSTFVEITKCKGVDDQLPMASIEATIYTNKQSQIPILLGKNGSKIKELGIKSRIEIEQFLQQKAYLGLSIKLRKDWRNDINFLEKSGVLR; this is translated from the coding sequence TTGGAATCAAGAATAAATAAGTCAGGTTTTGTTAACATCGTCGGTTTGCCCAATAGTGGAAAGTCAACTTTGGTTAATGCATTAAGCGAGCACAAACTATCCATAGTTTCGCCAAAACCGCAGACTACCCGCGCTCGCATCTTTTCAATTTGCAATTTACCACAAACCCAGGTCATTTATTCAGATCTACCGGGATGGATCGAACAGGAGAACTATCCCATGCAGAAGATGATGAATGATAAAATCAGGGAATCACAAGCAGATGCTGATGTGTTACTCATGGTTGTTGATGGGTCCAGACCTAAGGAAAGTTCATTTACCCTTACTGAAGAATGTCGTAAGCTAACCATTCCAAAAATACTGGTCATTAATAAAAAAGACAAAATCCCAGTATCGAAGATAGATCAGGTCAAAAACGATCTGGAATTTTATAATGACCTGGATTACAGCTTCTTGGTATCTGCACTTACCGGTGAAAGCATATCGGACCTCAGGCAGCAAATCCTGGAATTAATACCTGTTCATGAGCCATATTTCTCGGATGATGTAGCCAGTGACAAACCCATAAAGTTCTTTTTAAGTGAGTTAATCCGAGAACAGATCTACTATTTGTTTGAAGATGAAATCCCTTTTAGTACCTTTGTCGAAATCACCAAATGTAAAGGAGTCGACGATCAATTGCCAATGGCAAGTATAGAGGCTACCATTTATACAAATAAACAAAGTCAAATCCCAATTCTATTAGGCAAAAATGGATCTAAGATTAAAGAGTTAGGAATAAAATCAAGAATAGAGATAGAACAATTTCTTCAGCAAAAGGCTTATCTGGGGTTAAGCATTAAACTCAGAAAGGATTGGAGGAACGATATTAATTTTTTAGAAAAATCAGGAGTACTAAGATGA
- a CDS encoding ATP-binding protein translates to MHAGKYSNNKIGLKKIRIVLTGPESTAKTSLSKALSNHYKVNLIPEFSRYFLENSVTPYTFEEVSLMAKNQVNMATLTPSRLPFQLEDTDLLTYLVWQKYKYNLIDPELLNFWEVNKADFYLMCLPDVKWQNDPLREHPHQRIPISKLYINYLIDSHLSFGFVSGNGVRRFSNAVFLIDQFLKKATFAS, encoded by the coding sequence ATGCATGCCGGTAAATACTCTAATAACAAAATCGGTCTAAAAAAGATTCGCATAGTCCTGACGGGCCCTGAATCAACGGCTAAAACAAGTCTTTCAAAGGCTTTGTCAAACCATTACAAAGTTAACTTGATTCCTGAATTTAGCAGGTATTTTCTAGAGAACTCAGTTACACCTTATACTTTTGAAGAGGTGAGTCTAATGGCAAAGAATCAAGTCAATATGGCTACTTTAACGCCATCAAGGTTGCCATTTCAATTGGAAGATACGGATTTACTGACCTATTTAGTGTGGCAGAAGTACAAGTACAATTTGATTGATCCGGAACTATTGAATTTTTGGGAAGTTAATAAAGCTGATTTTTACCTGATGTGTCTACCAGATGTTAAATGGCAAAATGATCCTCTAAGGGAGCATCCTCATCAAAGAATACCTATCTCCAAATTATATATTAATTATTTGATAGACAGCCATTTGAGCTTTGGATTTGTTTCCGGAAATGGCGTAAGAAGATTTAGTAATGCAGTTTTTTTAATCGATCAGTTTCTAAAAAAAGCTACCTTTGCATCCTAG
- a CDS encoding TonB-dependent receptor, translated as MFKFCFFFWLLSFGLFAQSELYGKVEDENSNPYQHVVVKIEQLNLLTRTDDYGMYTFKNVPLGNYAVSVDYGYDVEYRQVFIDKPIINYNFTISRRINFEEISISSTKWGSEALVSTKKINGDEILNNRNDKDLPYILNTLPSIQVQSDAGNGIGYTGFRIRGIDPNQIQVNLNGIPLNDAESSRTYFVNTPDLLGSVDRLEVLSGFVPGRSGPGGFGAALDLNLNKLFFKPFARISTQFGSFNSSLISVMANTGLFEDAYNLEIRYSRQNSNGFIERSDSRLRSLFISGALIKKKYSLRVNFIQGSEITGQAWNGLPYQYFGQDSLFKWNLAGREKMPEPYKNEVDNYKQTHSQAFYNRAINHNTNVVFNFNFTKGRGFYENYLANKVLADFGISDPDTLQADIIRRKWLDNDFLYSYLGLEKVWSSKFSSSVGLAFSYYKGRHFGQIIKTSLFEVNGVGQNYYFNTGKKNEICSFLKTAYDFSPKLKAVFDFHLRSVIYNVNGTDDIYGPINLNQNISLISPKLAVIFQPFNILQTSFSIAYYEREPYREELLSNISVDKERLLCLDAGLQWKSNRVMASANFYHMDYRDYLAPNGDLNDTGDPVRVNVPNARRSGVEYNFEYAPFKFLSVSYQGNISKNLAKNFNEKIPVFDENYIKIDEIVRFSSSTPLAFSPSQIHGFTLKVNFINKPKFAELLQIILNSKYVGAQFLDLSGKEEAKIESYHVEMLKLQYSRSIRKSNLIAYIQLNNLSNQKYSTHGWFSRFGSSVSMDPETNPYLGVENKNVYYYKGLFPQALRHFSAGVNITF; from the coding sequence ATGTTTAAATTTTGCTTTTTTTTCTGGTTGCTATCCTTTGGATTATTTGCTCAGTCTGAATTATATGGCAAGGTGGAGGATGAAAATTCAAATCCTTACCAACATGTGGTGGTCAAAATAGAACAATTAAATCTTTTAACCCGTACGGATGATTATGGAATGTATACATTCAAAAATGTACCATTAGGTAATTATGCCGTATCTGTAGATTATGGTTATGATGTGGAATACAGACAAGTGTTTATCGACAAACCAATAATTAATTACAATTTTACTATTTCCAGAAGGATCAATTTTGAAGAAATTAGCATCAGCTCTACTAAATGGGGGTCAGAAGCTTTGGTGTCCACTAAAAAAATAAATGGGGATGAAATTCTAAATAATAGAAATGACAAGGACCTTCCATACATCCTAAATACATTACCATCCATTCAAGTGCAATCGGATGCAGGAAATGGGATAGGGTATACTGGTTTTAGAATAAGAGGAATTGATCCGAATCAAATTCAGGTTAATTTAAATGGAATTCCTTTGAATGATGCGGAGTCATCCAGAACTTATTTCGTGAATACTCCTGACTTATTGGGGAGTGTAGATCGTCTTGAAGTCCTGTCTGGTTTTGTGCCAGGAAGAAGCGGTCCAGGTGGATTTGGCGCAGCATTAGATCTTAATCTGAATAAATTATTTTTTAAACCCTTTGCAAGAATATCTACCCAATTCGGTTCATTCAATTCTTCCTTGATTTCCGTAATGGCAAACACAGGATTATTTGAAGATGCTTATAATTTAGAAATACGATACAGCAGACAGAATTCAAATGGTTTTATTGAAAGATCTGACAGTAGGTTGAGATCACTGTTCATTTCTGGCGCCTTGATCAAAAAAAAATATAGCCTTAGAGTAAATTTTATTCAGGGTTCTGAAATAACCGGTCAGGCTTGGAATGGACTGCCTTACCAGTATTTTGGTCAGGATAGCCTGTTCAAATGGAATCTTGCCGGACGGGAAAAAATGCCCGAACCTTATAAAAATGAAGTGGATAATTACAAGCAGACTCACTCGCAAGCTTTTTACAATAGAGCAATTAATCACAATACCAATGTGGTGTTCAACTTTAACTTCACAAAAGGAAGAGGTTTCTATGAAAATTACCTTGCGAACAAGGTGTTGGCAGATTTTGGGATCAGCGATCCGGATACCTTACAGGCAGATATTATAAGACGTAAATGGTTGGATAATGACTTTTTATATTCCTATTTGGGATTGGAGAAAGTTTGGAGTAGTAAGTTTTCATCCAGTGTTGGTTTAGCGTTTTCCTACTACAAAGGCAGGCATTTTGGACAAATTATTAAAACTTCATTGTTTGAAGTGAACGGTGTAGGTCAAAACTATTATTTCAATACCGGTAAAAAGAATGAAATATGCAGTTTTTTAAAAACAGCTTATGATTTTAGTCCAAAATTAAAAGCAGTATTTGATTTTCATTTAAGATCCGTAATTTACAATGTGAATGGAACTGATGACATTTATGGACCAATAAATTTGAATCAAAATATAAGTCTGATCAGTCCCAAACTGGCAGTTATATTTCAACCTTTTAATATATTGCAAACCAGTTTTTCCATAGCCTATTATGAGAGAGAACCCTATAGGGAAGAACTGCTTAGCAACATATCTGTGGATAAAGAACGATTACTTTGTTTGGATGCTGGCCTGCAATGGAAAAGTAACAGAGTTATGGCATCTGCAAATTTTTATCACATGGATTATCGCGATTATCTCGCACCAAATGGAGATTTGAACGACACCGGTGATCCTGTAAGAGTAAATGTTCCTAATGCCCGGCGTAGTGGTGTAGAATATAATTTTGAATATGCTCCATTTAAATTTTTATCGGTTTCTTACCAAGGAAATATTTCAAAAAATTTAGCTAAAAATTTCAATGAAAAAATACCTGTATTTGATGAAAATTACATTAAGATAGATGAGATAGTTCGATTCTCTTCAAGCACGCCACTAGCTTTTTCTCCATCTCAAATCCATGGTTTTACTTTAAAAGTAAATTTTATCAATAAACCAAAATTTGCAGAATTGCTTCAGATCATATTAAACTCTAAATATGTTGGCGCTCAGTTTTTGGATCTTTCTGGAAAGGAAGAAGCTAAAATCGAATCTTATCATGTAGAAATGCTTAAACTTCAATATTCCAGATCCATAAGAAAGTCAAATTTGATTGCCTATATCCAACTGAATAACCTAAGTAATCAAAAATACTCAACCCATGGTTGGTTTAGCAGGTTTGGGAGTTCGGTAAGTATGGATCCGGAGACAAATCCGTATTTGGGAGTAGAAAATAAAAATGTATATTATTACAAAGGTTTGTTTCCTCAGGCCTTAAGACACTTTAGTGCCGGCGTAAATATCACATTTTAG